A region from the Actinoplanes sp. OR16 genome encodes:
- a CDS encoding prolyl oligopeptidase family protein: MIDPYLWLEELDTPDAARWVAERNTETLAALGGDEFARVKDAVREVLDSKERISFPAWRGDGFYYDFWKDADHPRGVWRRTTVEQFRRDEPEWDVLLDVGALNEAEGENWTWQSATVLRPSFDRCLIALARGGSDAAVVREFDLRARAFVEDGFVLPEAKTNFGWIDADHIYVATDFGPGSLTSSGYARIVKSWRRGTPLAEAETVFEGAPDDMLITAVHDPAAGFERDFVVQRVEFFKTNYFLRTPDRLVRIPIPEDADFDVHREWMVVRLRSPWLAFPAGALIATNFDDFLEGRRDFTVLFQPDEHTSLTSYNWTLNHLLLVTMTDVVTRVQALTPGESGWSEQPLPGSAELGTTWIVDTDPENSDAYLIASEGFLQPATLSLGSVGGDVTVLKRAPSFFDTDGMTVRQFFAESEDGTRVPYFVVGRPDEDGPVWLYAYGGFEISMTPNYSGVRGRGWLARGGTYVLANIRGGGEYGPAWHQAALRENRPRAYEDMAAVARDLVGRGIATPERLGVTGGSNGGLLMGVMLTRYPELFSAVVAGVPLLDMRRYTKLLAGKSWIAEYGDPDVDEDWAFIKDYSPYQNVRPDRPYPPILFITSTRDDRVHPGHARKMLAVLRDHGYTTFLYENVEGGHGAAADNEQAATKEALTLEFLWRELNPAARTIGRC, encoded by the coding sequence GTGATCGACCCGTACCTTTGGCTTGAAGAGCTGGACACGCCCGACGCCGCCCGGTGGGTGGCCGAGCGGAACACGGAGACGCTGGCGGCGCTGGGTGGTGATGAGTTCGCGCGGGTCAAGGACGCCGTCCGGGAGGTGCTGGACAGCAAGGAGCGGATCTCGTTCCCGGCCTGGCGCGGGGACGGGTTCTACTACGACTTCTGGAAGGACGCCGACCACCCGCGCGGGGTGTGGCGGCGGACCACAGTGGAGCAGTTCCGGCGGGACGAGCCGGAGTGGGACGTGCTGCTCGACGTCGGCGCGCTCAACGAGGCCGAGGGGGAGAACTGGACCTGGCAGAGCGCCACGGTGCTGCGCCCCTCGTTCGATCGATGCCTGATCGCGCTGGCCCGGGGCGGGTCGGACGCGGCGGTGGTGCGGGAGTTCGACCTGCGGGCGCGGGCGTTCGTCGAGGACGGGTTCGTGCTGCCCGAGGCGAAGACGAATTTCGGCTGGATCGACGCCGATCACATCTATGTGGCCACCGATTTCGGGCCCGGCTCGCTGACCAGCTCGGGCTATGCGCGGATCGTGAAGTCGTGGCGGCGCGGCACCCCGCTCGCCGAGGCGGAGACGGTGTTCGAGGGCGCTCCCGACGACATGCTGATCACCGCGGTGCACGATCCGGCAGCGGGGTTCGAGCGGGACTTCGTCGTTCAGCGCGTCGAGTTCTTCAAGACCAATTACTTCCTTCGTACGCCGGACCGTCTCGTGCGGATCCCCATCCCCGAGGACGCCGACTTCGACGTGCACCGGGAGTGGATGGTGGTCCGGCTGCGGTCGCCATGGCTCGCCTTCCCGGCGGGCGCTCTGATCGCCACGAACTTCGACGACTTCCTCGAAGGACGGCGTGACTTCACCGTTCTGTTCCAGCCGGATGAGCACACGTCGCTCACCTCGTACAACTGGACCTTGAATCATCTGCTGCTGGTGACGATGACCGACGTGGTGACACGGGTGCAGGCACTTACGCCGGGGGAGTCCGGCTGGAGTGAGCAGCCGCTGCCCGGTTCCGCCGAGCTCGGAACCACGTGGATCGTCGACACGGATCCGGAGAACAGCGACGCGTACCTGATCGCCTCGGAAGGTTTCCTCCAGCCGGCGACGCTGAGCCTCGGCAGCGTGGGCGGCGACGTGACGGTCCTGAAGCGGGCGCCCTCGTTCTTCGACACGGACGGGATGACGGTCCGGCAGTTCTTCGCGGAATCCGAGGACGGGACGCGGGTGCCGTACTTCGTGGTCGGCCGGCCTGACGAGGACGGGCCGGTGTGGCTCTACGCGTACGGCGGATTCGAGATCTCGATGACGCCGAACTACAGCGGGGTCCGCGGGCGGGGCTGGCTGGCGCGCGGCGGCACATATGTGCTCGCGAACATCCGCGGCGGCGGGGAGTACGGTCCGGCCTGGCATCAGGCGGCGCTCCGGGAGAACCGGCCCCGGGCGTACGAGGACATGGCCGCCGTCGCCCGTGACCTGGTCGGACGTGGCATCGCGACACCGGAGCGGCTCGGCGTCACCGGCGGCAGCAACGGCGGCCTGCTGATGGGCGTCATGCTCACCCGCTATCCGGAGTTGTTCAGCGCCGTCGTCGCCGGGGTGCCGCTGCTCGACATGCGCCGGTACACGAAGTTGCTGGCCGGGAAATCCTGGATCGCCGAGTACGGCGACCCCGACGTGGACGAGGACTGGGCGTTCATCAAGGACTATTCGCCGTACCAGAACGTGCGGCCGGATCGTCCCTATCCGCCGATCCTCTTCATCACCTCGACCCGTGACGACCGGGTGCATCCCGGACATGCGCGGAAGATGCTGGCAGTGCTCCGCGACCACGGATATACGACATTCCTGTACGAGAACGTCGAAGGCGGCCACGGCGCGGCGGCGGACAACGAACAGGCCGCGACGAAGGAAGCCCTCACGCTGGAATTCCTGTGGCGCGAACTGAACCCGGCTGCCCGTACCATCGGGCGGTGCTGA
- a CDS encoding endonuclease/exonuclease/phosphatase family protein: protein MRLLTFNTLFKGDVRVRLSALSERLECYDVVCLQEVMWRRNARLLARTFPHFSWFGGAVLRGGLVLLSRRPIARSRFVRYPVTAPLRPELLMRKGVQIAVIDGLTVVNTHLSAYSSRIQAVELSFLADVLSAVDLGEPLVVVGDLNVSRTKLSSFIEKSRLVDSLAGDSRPTYRPTPEFPTPPAFDHILTRGPLTATASLVFQAPVPLPTGREIFLSDHYGVEAEIV from the coding sequence GTGAGGCTGCTGACGTTCAATACCCTCTTCAAGGGTGACGTGCGGGTGCGGCTCTCCGCGTTGTCCGAGCGGTTGGAGTGTTATGACGTCGTCTGCCTGCAGGAGGTGATGTGGCGGCGGAATGCGCGGCTCCTCGCCCGGACTTTCCCGCATTTTTCGTGGTTTGGTGGGGCGGTTTTGCGGGGTGGTCTCGTTCTCCTGTCCCGGCGGCCGATCGCTCGCAGTCGATTCGTGCGCTATCCGGTCACGGCTCCTCTGCGGCCGGAGTTGCTCATGCGCAAGGGCGTCCAGATCGCTGTGATCGACGGGTTGACCGTGGTTAATACCCATTTATCCGCTTACTCGTCGCGGATCCAGGCGGTGGAGCTGTCCTTCCTCGCCGACGTGCTGTCCGCGGTGGATCTTGGAGAGCCGCTTGTTGTGGTCGGGGACCTGAACGTCTCCCGTACGAAATTGTCCTCTTTTATCGAAAAATCACGACTTGTCGACTCATTGGCGGGCGATTCGCGGCCGACCTACCGCCCCACGCCGGAGTTCCCCACCCCGCCCGCCTTCGACCACATCCTGACCCGAGGCCCGCTGACAGCAACGGCGTCGCTGGTCTTCCAAGCGCCCGTCCCCCTGCCGACCGGCCGCGAAATCTTCCTCTCCGACCACTACGGCGTCGAAGCCGAGATCGTCTAG
- a CDS encoding type VII secretion target — MRATPDELRRHAAHLDGVADELSRARSAGHDTGMTADAYGHLCVIVPILLEKVRSPLVDAIDAAARSIDQSADSVRGAADTFHRTDESAAAQLRDAGRLP; from the coding sequence ATGAGAGCGACCCCTGACGAACTCCGCCGCCACGCCGCACATCTGGACGGCGTCGCCGACGAGCTGTCCCGCGCCCGTTCTGCCGGACATGACACCGGCATGACGGCCGACGCCTACGGTCATCTCTGCGTCATAGTGCCTATTCTTCTCGAAAAGGTCAGATCTCCCCTGGTCGATGCGATCGATGCGGCAGCCCGATCAATTGATCAAAGCGCCGATTCGGTACGCGGGGCAGCCGACACCTTCCACCGCACCGACGAATCAGCCGCCGCCCAGCTCCGGGATGCCGGCAGGCTGCCATGA
- a CDS encoding YbaB/EbfC family nucleoid-associated protein produces the protein MSWVDSWQADLEERLARTRALAAKLHALTGSATAGGGLIEVAVDSAGALVDLYLTEEVRRHSARWIAEQILTASAAARADLAARAVRAAGEDGDDETPEGRALLTAFTDRLVAGGDR, from the coding sequence ATGTCCTGGGTCGATTCCTGGCAGGCCGATCTCGAAGAGCGTCTGGCCCGCACCCGTGCCCTCGCCGCGAAGCTGCACGCGCTCACCGGATCGGCCACTGCCGGCGGCGGCCTGATCGAGGTCGCCGTGGACAGCGCGGGCGCGCTCGTGGATCTCTATCTGACCGAGGAGGTACGCCGGCACTCCGCCCGCTGGATCGCCGAGCAGATATTGACCGCCTCCGCCGCCGCGCGGGCCGATCTGGCCGCGCGAGCAGTGCGGGCAGCCGGTGAGGACGGCGACGACGAGACGCCGGAGGGCCGGGCGCTGCTGACGGCCTTCACGGACAGGCTCGTAGCCGGCGGCGATCGATGA
- a CDS encoding WXG100 family type VII secretion target, with the protein MDGSVFHVDLAAMDEAASGIARTVADHDRSGLSDLEQPAAGYGDDDMAGAFHEFCDRWNSGLDLLTEDARLISEVLARAASVYRETDEVAAASLTVDPALGAVDD; encoded by the coding sequence ATGGACGGATCGGTGTTCCACGTGGACCTCGCCGCGATGGACGAGGCCGCGTCCGGCATCGCGCGGACCGTCGCCGACCACGACCGGTCCGGTCTGAGCGACCTGGAGCAGCCGGCGGCGGGATACGGCGACGACGACATGGCCGGGGCATTCCATGAGTTCTGCGACCGGTGGAATAGCGGGCTGGATCTGCTCACCGAAGACGCGCGGCTGATCAGTGAGGTGCTGGCGCGTGCGGCCTCGGTCTATCGGGAGACGGACGAGGTCGCCGCGGCGAGCTTGACAGTCGATCCGGCGCTGGGGGCGGTGGATGACTGA
- a CDS encoding putative T7SS-secreted protein — MTELGRTSDPRSLVPGDPDAVSGAAAVLRRRASSAGEAGEGLRAIDTGAWTGAAAVRFREKFAYEPGRWFTAADAMQAGAGALDDYAATLRWAQGQAAEAIRLWGQEQVAAASALENARAQLRSAAASTALTLRAKAVLAPEESSWFDDLHDVGAHVVNGVASFGNAMINNPGSVAWAAAGVGLAVISAGGEGTGVALSATGVGAIAGVPLSVVSAAGVVAGAGIVTAAIGDLAVQATGDDRVTPMETRGDSAASGAADSTAGSPAGVKPGWSSRPADNGQGAVYQKPGSAGNADMVRVMDPKPGYPDGYVRFYNQHGQPIGLDGKPGPNSATHIPIRPDGTYPVPQGW, encoded by the coding sequence ATGACTGAGCTGGGGCGTACCTCCGATCCGCGATCGCTGGTCCCCGGTGACCCGGATGCCGTGTCGGGTGCTGCCGCCGTTCTGCGCCGGCGGGCGAGCAGTGCCGGTGAGGCCGGTGAGGGTCTTCGTGCGATCGACACCGGCGCCTGGACCGGCGCGGCGGCGGTGCGGTTCCGGGAGAAGTTCGCGTACGAGCCGGGGCGGTGGTTCACCGCTGCCGACGCCATGCAGGCCGGGGCGGGTGCGCTCGACGACTACGCGGCGACGCTGCGATGGGCGCAGGGGCAGGCTGCGGAGGCGATCCGGCTCTGGGGTCAGGAGCAGGTAGCGGCGGCGAGCGCGCTGGAGAACGCGCGGGCGCAGCTCCGATCGGCAGCGGCGTCGACGGCACTGACGCTGCGAGCGAAAGCCGTCCTGGCCCCGGAGGAGTCGAGCTGGTTCGACGACCTGCACGATGTCGGCGCGCACGTCGTGAACGGCGTCGCCTCGTTCGGGAACGCGATGATCAACAACCCTGGTTCGGTCGCCTGGGCGGCCGCTGGTGTCGGCCTCGCGGTGATCAGCGCCGGCGGTGAAGGCACCGGTGTGGCGCTCAGCGCGACCGGTGTCGGTGCGATCGCCGGCGTGCCGCTCAGTGTCGTCTCGGCCGCGGGTGTCGTGGCCGGCGCGGGCATCGTCACGGCGGCGATCGGCGACCTCGCGGTCCAGGCGACCGGTGACGACCGGGTCACTCCGATGGAGACCCGAGGTGACTCGGCGGCGTCCGGCGCGGCGGATTCGACGGCCGGCAGCCCGGCCGGAGTGAAACCCGGATGGTCGTCGCGGCCGGCCGACAACGGGCAGGGTGCCGTCTATCAGAAACCGGGATCCGCTGGTAACGCTGATATGGTCCGGGTGATGGACCCGAAGCCCGGCTATCCCGATGGATATGTGCGCTTCTACAACCAGCACGGTCAGCCGATCGGGCTCGACGGGAAACCCGGGCCGAACTCGGCGACGCATATTCCGATCCGGCCGGACGGGACCTATCCCGTACCGCAAGGGTGGTGA
- a CDS encoding DUF6188 family protein, whose translation MDLGFAGREVVAQDFGYTVALTFSGGYEIRIETAFTLFESGRGREITPGEEGDAELVGRVVESAAGDDRGGLRIDFGGGVRLIVPADDDFEAWTLAGPDGLKVVSTPGGELSVWSPPGE comes from the coding sequence ATGGATCTGGGTTTCGCCGGGCGGGAAGTCGTCGCCCAGGACTTCGGGTACACGGTGGCGCTGACGTTCAGTGGTGGCTACGAGATTCGGATCGAGACGGCCTTCACGCTGTTCGAGTCGGGGCGTGGCCGGGAGATCACGCCGGGGGAGGAAGGCGACGCCGAGCTGGTCGGCCGGGTCGTCGAGTCGGCTGCCGGGGACGATCGCGGTGGGCTGCGGATCGACTTCGGTGGGGGCGTGCGGCTGATCGTTCCCGCTGACGACGACTTCGAGGCGTGGACCCTGGCCGGGCCGGACGGCCTCAAGGTGGTGTCCACGCCGGGCGGCGAGCTTTCCGTCTGGTCACCGCCCGGCGAGTGA
- a CDS encoding glycerol-3-phosphate dehydrogenase/oxidase produces the protein MNTGTMSPRTRATALATLAAEELDVLVVGAGVVGAGAALDAATRGLSVGLLEARDFASGTSSRSSKLIHGGLRYLEMLDFSLVREALRERGLLIQKLAPHLVRPVPFLYPLQKRAWERLYVGAGIALYDTLALSGGSAGLPRHRHLSRVEALKAFPSLRPETLIGAIRYYDAQVDDARHTMFLVRTAAAYGAQVASRTEMIGFLREGRRVVGVRARDLETGAELEIRARTVINATGVWTGDSQTMLTGERGQFKITASKGIHLVVPRDRISAKSGMILRTASSVLFVIPWDRHWIIGTTDTPWNLDKAEPAASSRDVDYLLDEVNKALVTPLTRDDVQGVYAGLRPLLSADASSTAKLSREHAVGNPVPGLVVVAGGKYTTYRVMAKDAVDAAVGDLSTRVPPSCTDQVPLLGADGYRAAWNRRAQLARRAGLHVSRIEHLLRRYGTLTDELLALIEADPALGEPLTGATDYLAAEVVYAVTHEGARHLEDILSRRTRIAIETPDRGVAAARTTALLVAGPLGWSTEETEREIARYEAVVVAELAAQTQLDDESADATRRNVPLATSAA, from the coding sequence ATGAACACCGGAACGATGTCGCCGCGGACGCGCGCCACCGCGCTCGCGACCCTCGCTGCTGAAGAACTGGACGTCCTGGTCGTCGGCGCCGGCGTGGTCGGCGCGGGCGCTGCCCTCGACGCCGCCACCCGCGGGCTCTCGGTCGGCCTGCTGGAGGCGCGTGACTTCGCGAGCGGCACCTCCAGCCGCTCCAGCAAGCTCATCCACGGAGGCCTGCGCTACCTGGAGATGCTTGACTTCTCCCTGGTACGCGAGGCGCTGCGCGAGCGAGGACTGCTGATCCAGAAGCTCGCCCCGCACCTGGTCCGCCCGGTGCCGTTCCTCTACCCGCTGCAGAAGCGCGCCTGGGAGCGGCTCTACGTCGGTGCCGGCATCGCGCTCTACGACACACTCGCCCTCTCCGGCGGCAGCGCCGGACTTCCCCGGCACCGGCACCTCAGCCGGGTCGAGGCGCTCAAGGCGTTCCCGTCGCTGCGCCCGGAGACGCTGATCGGCGCGATCCGGTACTACGACGCTCAGGTCGACGACGCCCGGCACACCATGTTCCTGGTCCGCACGGCGGCGGCGTACGGCGCACAGGTCGCGTCCCGTACCGAGATGATCGGTTTCCTGCGGGAAGGGCGACGGGTCGTCGGCGTGCGCGCCCGCGACCTGGAGACCGGCGCCGAACTGGAGATCCGCGCCCGCACGGTGATCAACGCGACCGGTGTGTGGACCGGCGACAGCCAGACGATGCTCACCGGCGAGCGGGGCCAATTCAAGATCACTGCCAGCAAGGGCATCCACCTGGTGGTTCCGCGCGACCGGATCTCCGCCAAGAGCGGCATGATCCTGCGTACCGCCAGCAGTGTGCTCTTCGTGATCCCCTGGGACCGGCACTGGATCATCGGGACCACCGACACCCCGTGGAACCTCGACAAGGCGGAGCCCGCCGCGTCCAGCCGCGACGTCGACTACCTGCTCGACGAGGTCAACAAGGCCCTGGTGACGCCGCTGACCCGGGACGACGTGCAGGGTGTCTACGCCGGTCTGCGGCCGCTGCTCTCCGCCGACGCTTCGAGCACCGCGAAACTGTCCCGTGAGCACGCGGTCGGCAACCCGGTGCCCGGCCTGGTAGTGGTCGCGGGCGGCAAGTACACGACGTACCGGGTCATGGCGAAGGACGCCGTCGACGCCGCCGTCGGCGACCTCAGCACCCGGGTGCCGCCGTCCTGCACCGACCAGGTCCCGCTGCTCGGCGCCGACGGCTATCGCGCCGCCTGGAACCGCCGCGCCCAGCTGGCCCGCCGCGCCGGCCTGCACGTCTCCCGCATCGAGCACCTGCTCCGCCGCTACGGCACCCTCACCGACGAGCTCCTCGCCCTGATCGAAGCGGACCCGGCGCTCGGCGAGCCCCTCACCGGCGCCACCGACTACCTGGCCGCCGAGGTCGTCTACGCGGTCACCCACGAGGGCGCACGCCACCTGGAGGACATCCTCTCCCGCCGCACCAGGATCGCCATCGAAACCCCGGACCGGGGCGTCGCCGCAGCCCGGACCACGGCCCTGCTGGTCGCGGGCCCCCTGGGCTGGTCCACCGAGGAGACCGAGCGCGAGATCGCCCGCTACGAGGCCGTGGTCGTAGCCGAACTGGCCGCCCAGACCCAGCTGGACGACGAGAGCGCCGACGCCACCCGCCGCAACGTCCCCCTCGCAACCAGCGCCGCCTGA
- the glpK gene encoding glycerol kinase GlpK has translation MAHFVGAIDQGTTSTRFMIFDRAGREIARSQLEHRQILPAAGLVEHDATEIWENTLKTIDAALTGAGLEPADLAAIGITNQRESVLVWDRETGEPVHNVIVWQDTRTNDLVARLDAAFVRDRTGLPPATYFSATKIQWLLENVPGLRERASRGEVLFGTMDSWLIWNLTGGSHLTDVTNASRTMLMSLETLDWDPELLELFGIPRAMLPEIRSSADSYGTFSGVPIAAAIGDQQAALFGQTCFAPGEAKCTYGTGGFLLMNTGTTPVRSSHGLITTVGYRFGSDAPVFALEGSIAVAGAAIQWLRDQLGVLGSASESETLAASVEDSEGVCFVPAFSGLFAPYWRPDARAAIVGLSRYHTAAHITRAALEAICYQTRDVVEAMAQDSGTTLDCLQVDGGVTGNALCMQLQADILGVPVSRPAVAETTALGAAYAAGLAVGFWKSVDDLRDNWHEDRRWQPSWSPERREQGITRWKAAIDRTLGWNVGTL, from the coding sequence GTGGCGCACTTCGTCGGCGCGATCGATCAAGGCACCACCAGCACCCGTTTCATGATCTTCGACCGGGCCGGCCGGGAGATCGCGCGCAGCCAGCTGGAGCACCGGCAGATCCTGCCGGCGGCCGGCCTGGTCGAGCACGACGCCACCGAGATCTGGGAGAACACCCTCAAGACGATCGACGCGGCCCTGACCGGCGCCGGCCTGGAACCGGCCGACCTCGCGGCGATCGGCATCACCAACCAGCGGGAGAGCGTGCTGGTCTGGGACCGGGAGACCGGCGAGCCGGTACACAACGTGATCGTCTGGCAGGACACCCGGACGAACGACCTGGTCGCCCGCCTCGACGCCGCCTTCGTGCGCGATCGCACCGGCCTGCCTCCCGCGACCTACTTCTCCGCCACCAAGATCCAGTGGCTGCTGGAGAACGTTCCCGGGCTGCGTGAGCGGGCTTCTCGTGGCGAGGTCCTGTTCGGGACGATGGACAGCTGGCTGATCTGGAATCTCACCGGCGGGTCCCATCTGACCGACGTGACGAACGCCAGCCGGACGATGCTGATGAGCCTGGAGACCCTCGACTGGGATCCCGAGCTGCTGGAACTCTTCGGGATCCCGCGCGCCATGCTCCCGGAGATCCGGTCGTCGGCCGACAGCTACGGGACCTTCTCCGGGGTGCCGATCGCCGCTGCCATCGGCGACCAGCAGGCCGCCCTCTTCGGGCAGACCTGTTTCGCGCCCGGCGAGGCCAAGTGCACCTACGGCACCGGCGGCTTCCTGCTGATGAACACCGGCACCACACCCGTGCGGTCCAGCCACGGCCTGATCACCACGGTCGGCTACCGGTTCGGCTCGGACGCCCCGGTCTTCGCCCTCGAAGGGTCGATCGCCGTAGCGGGCGCTGCCATCCAGTGGCTGCGCGACCAGCTCGGCGTCCTCGGCTCGGCGTCGGAGAGCGAGACCCTGGCCGCGTCGGTCGAGGACAGCGAGGGCGTCTGCTTCGTCCCGGCCTTCTCCGGGCTGTTCGCCCCGTACTGGCGGCCGGACGCCCGCGCCGCGATCGTCGGCCTGTCCCGCTACCACACCGCGGCGCACATCACCCGGGCCGCGCTCGAAGCCATCTGCTACCAGACCCGGGACGTGGTCGAGGCGATGGCCCAGGACTCGGGCACCACACTGGACTGTCTCCAGGTCGACGGCGGCGTCACCGGCAACGCGCTCTGCATGCAGTTGCAGGCCGACATCCTCGGCGTCCCGGTGAGCCGTCCCGCCGTCGCCGAGACCACCGCGCTCGGCGCCGCCTACGCGGCCGGGCTCGCCGTCGGTTTCTGGAAGTCCGTCGACGACCTGCGCGACAACTGGCACGAGGACCGGCGCTGGCAGCCGTCCTGGTCGCCCGAGCGGCGCGAACAAGGCATCACCCGCTGGAAAGCGGCCATCGACCGCACCCTCGGCTGGAATGTGGGGACTCTGTAA
- a CDS encoding IclR family transcriptional regulator yields the protein MPGLIQSIERSSAVLRLLAADRLRVGEVAEALDLPKSTAHSILRTLEHVGFVEQDPRTARYRLGRGVLDLGSAGLDVNELRARALNWADALAARSGQEVRIGVLRDRQVLVVHHVFRPDDSAQSMDTGRLLPPHATALGKALLAYHPMEARAVATAGFETYTRRTLTDRQDLARHLGETRARGWGLAVEEWRAGEAAIAAPLRTSGGLVVGAIGISGPVETLCDTRRQARPALVEHVTAAARSVSRDLAGT from the coding sequence GTGCCGGGCCTCATCCAGTCGATCGAGAGGTCGTCCGCCGTGCTCCGATTGCTGGCCGCGGACCGGCTGCGGGTCGGCGAGGTGGCCGAGGCGCTCGATCTGCCGAAATCGACGGCACACAGCATCCTGCGCACGCTCGAGCACGTCGGATTCGTCGAGCAGGACCCGCGGACCGCGCGGTACCGGCTGGGCCGGGGCGTCCTGGATCTCGGGTCGGCCGGCCTCGACGTGAACGAACTACGGGCCCGCGCGCTGAACTGGGCGGACGCGCTCGCGGCACGCAGTGGCCAGGAGGTCCGGATCGGGGTGCTGCGTGACCGCCAGGTGCTCGTCGTGCACCACGTCTTCCGGCCGGACGACTCGGCGCAGTCGATGGACACCGGCCGTCTTCTGCCGCCGCACGCGACGGCCCTCGGCAAGGCGCTCCTCGCCTACCACCCGATGGAGGCGAGGGCCGTCGCCACGGCCGGCTTCGAGACGTACACGCGAAGGACCCTGACCGATCGCCAAGATCTGGCCCGGCACTTGGGTGAGACCCGCGCGCGGGGGTGGGGTCTCGCGGTGGAGGAGTGGCGCGCGGGAGAGGCCGCGATCGCGGCGCCGCTGCGGACGAGTGGCGGCCTGGTGGTGGGCGCGATCGGGATCTCCGGGCCGGTGGAGACGCTCTGCGACACCCGGCGGCAGGCGCGACCGGCATTGGTGGAGCATGTGACGGCCGCGGCGAGGTCCGTCTCCAGGGACTTGGCGGGGACATGA
- the glpK gene encoding glycerol kinase GlpK, which translates to MSDKYVMAVDQGTTSTRCILFDRKATVVSVVRGEHPQSYPKPGWVEHDAARIWRDTQRLIGKALREGGVGAEQVAAIGIANQRETVVLWDRATGQPVAPAISWQDTRTSVAEIDGQFIRERTGLTPATYFSATKIQWLLEQHDLGDRAARGDILFGTMDSWLIWNLTGGRHLTDVTNASRTMLMNLETLDWDDDLLRLFAIPRAMLPSIRSSAEIYGTTLGGIPIAAAIGDQQAALFGQTCFAPGEAKCTYGTGGFLLMNTGTTPVRSSHGLITTVGYRIGAEPVTYALEGSIATAGSLVQWVRDGLGLIGTASEIETLAATVEDNGGCYIVPAFSGLFAPHWRSEARGVIVGLTSYITKGHLARAVLEATAWQTRDVVDAMNADSGLALTALSVDGGMTADNLLMQFVADVLQVPVVRPMNAETVSLGAAYAAGLAVGYWSDLRDLRANRHRAGQWKPSMDLDHRAAEYANWRRAVECAMLFSR; encoded by the coding sequence ATGAGCGACAAGTACGTGATGGCCGTCGATCAGGGGACCACGTCGACGCGGTGCATCCTGTTCGACCGGAAGGCGACCGTCGTCTCGGTGGTGCGCGGCGAGCATCCGCAGTCCTATCCGAAGCCGGGCTGGGTGGAGCACGACGCCGCGCGGATCTGGCGGGACACCCAGCGGCTCATCGGGAAAGCGCTGCGTGAGGGCGGGGTCGGGGCCGAGCAGGTGGCGGCGATCGGGATCGCCAACCAGCGGGAGACGGTGGTGCTGTGGGATCGGGCGACCGGGCAGCCCGTCGCGCCGGCGATCTCCTGGCAGGACACCCGTACGTCGGTGGCGGAGATCGACGGGCAGTTCATCAGGGAGAGGACCGGCCTGACACCGGCGACCTACTTCTCCGCCACCAAGATCCAGTGGCTGCTGGAACAGCACGATCTGGGAGATCGCGCGGCGCGGGGCGACATCCTGTTCGGGACGATGGACAGCTGGCTCATCTGGAATCTGACCGGCGGGCGGCATCTGACCGACGTGACGAACGCCAGCCGGACGATGCTGATGAATCTCGAGACGCTCGACTGGGACGACGACCTGTTGCGACTCTTCGCGATTCCGCGCGCGATGCTGCCGTCCATCCGGTCATCGGCGGAGATCTACGGCACGACCCTCGGTGGCATCCCGATCGCCGCGGCCATCGGCGACCAGCAGGCGGCGCTCTTCGGGCAGACCTGTTTCGCTCCGGGCGAGGCCAAGTGCACCTACGGCACCGGCGGCTTCCTGCTGATGAACACCGGCACGACGCCCGTGCGGTCGAGCCACGGGCTGATCACGACGGTGGGGTACCGGATCGGGGCGGAGCCGGTCACGTACGCGCTGGAAGGCTCGATCGCGACGGCGGGCTCGCTGGTCCAGTGGGTTCGCGACGGCCTCGGGCTGATCGGCACGGCATCGGAGATCGAGACGCTGGCGGCGACCGTCGAGGACAACGGCGGGTGCTACATCGTTCCGGCGTTCTCCGGCCTCTTCGCCCCGCACTGGCGGAGCGAGGCTCGCGGGGTGATCGTCGGTCTGACCTCGTACATCACGAAGGGGCACCTGGCCCGGGCGGTCCTGGAAGCGACCGCATGGCAGACACGGGACGTGGTCGACGCCATGAACGCCGACTCGGGGCTCGCGCTCACCGCGCTCAGCGTCGACGGCGGCATGACCGCCGACAACCTGCTCATGCAGTTCGTGGCCGACGTGCTGCAGGTCCCGGTGGTCCGGCCGATGAACGCCGAGACGGTGTCGCTGGGCGCGGCCTACGCGGCCGGTCTCGCCGTCGGTTACTGGTCCGACCTGCGTGACCTGCGGGCGAACCGGCATCGAGCCGGGCAGTGGAAGCCGTCGATGGATCTCGATCATCGAGCTGCGGAGTACGCGAACTGGCGCCGCGCGGTGGAGTGCGCGATGTTGTTCAGTCGATAA